The Verrucomicrobiia bacterium sequence GCCCGCGTGGGCTTCTCCACCAGCGTCACAAAATCAAACCGCTCATCCACCACCACCACCGCCCCCTTGCTCACGTCCTCCCCCGCCGTCACCGTAATCAACCCGTCATACGCCCCGCCCCCAAAACGCGCCCGCATCTGCTGATACGTCTCCGGCCGCACCAAAATATCCCCGTACGTCAACAAAAACGCGCTCTCCCCCACAAACTCCCGCGCCACCTCCGGCGCCTTCCCCGTCCCGTCCTGCACCACCTGCCGCCCATACTGCAGCCGCAACCCCCACCGCCGCCCGTCCCCAAAATAGTCCTCGATCGCCTCCGCCCGAAAACCGGTCACCACAAACACCTCCTCGATCCCCGCCGCCTGCAGCCCCAACAAAATATGCTCCAGGATCGGACGCCCCTGCACCACCAACATCGGCTTGGGCCGCGCCTGCGTCAGCTCCTTCATCCGCGTGCCCCGCCCCGCCGCTAAAATCACTGCTTTCATCCCGCATCCTCAGTAACGATTCCCGCCCCATCCGCCAGCGCCATTCGCCCCCCGCCGCCCTCAGGACGACGGCTTCCCCAGCTTCGCCTTCAACTCCTCAATCTCCTTCTTCACCTCCGCCGCCCGCGGATGCTCGGGAAATTCCTTCACCAGCGCCTCCAGACACGCCAGCCGCTGCGGGTGCCGCTGCAAAAATTGCAGCCGCTCCGCCGTCTTCAAATACAACCGCACCTTCTGCTGCGGCGACGGCCCCCGCTTCAACGCGCTCTCCACCGTGTACAACCCGTCCAACAACTTCCGATTCTGCCAGTACAAATCCCCCAGCATCTCCGTCAGCACCGCGCTGCCGCTCGTGTTGGTCAGATTCTCCAGATACCGCATCACCTCCACCGGCGTCAGCCCCGTCGCCAGATTCAACACCACCACCTTCGCATGCGACCACTCCACCAGCGGACTCCCCCGCGCCACCAGCTCCGCATGCACCTCCTCCGCCCGCCGCCCCGCCGGCCGGTACAACGGATCCCCTATCACCGTCGTCTGCCACGACAAATTCCCCTGCGCCGCATACGCCGCCTCCCCCAGCGTCGCCCCCATCCCCAGCCAGTTCGCCACAAACGTCGGCACATCCAGCGTCCCCGCCAGATACGGCTCCTCCGTAAATCCAATCGTCGCCGCCGCCCCCTTCGCCAGCAGCGGCCCCGCCCAATGCTGCCGCCCATCCCGCACCGTCGCCGCGCTGAACGAATGCAAATGATACGCAAACGCCCCCGGCATGAACTCCACCTCCGGCAG is a genomic window containing:
- a CDS encoding sugar phosphate nucleotidyltransferase; protein product: MKAVILAAGRGTRMKELTQARPKPMLVVQGRPILEHILLGLQAAGIEEVFVVTGFRAEAIEDYFGDGRRWGLRLQYGRQVVQDGTGKAPEVAREFVGESAFLLTYGDILVRPETYQQMRARFGGGAYDGLITVTAGEDVSKGAVVVVDERFDFVTLVEKPTRAQLEELRGRGLLREGGPYWYNAGIYIFRPCLFAYTARLEKSPRGEYELTDAITAMAAAGHRLAGLAIAGRWVDVRDPEVLARLEREAEAGRGG